In a genomic window of Magnolia sinica isolate HGM2019 chromosome 14, MsV1, whole genome shotgun sequence:
- the LOC131224914 gene encoding probable leucine-rich repeat receptor-like protein kinase At1g35710 yields MAIQKSLSLAFLLFLLAFLSFHATSPSPPLSEAEALLKWKASLSPAQALHSWLFPAANASTNTISPCKWTGISCNSLAGVREISLPSAGLQGKLDNLSFPSFPNLVRLNLSGNTLTGTIPAHIGTLHKLTSLDLSTNNLSGILPISMANLSRISELDISSNEIRGELAPIFFTNWTKLISFQFQYNQFTGNIPSEIRLLTNLQILNLGGNKMNGSIPLEIGNLVNLNELDLSINHLDGSIPSTLGNLSTLTNLNLQENQISGIIPAELGNLKKLVGMLLFQNNLTGPIPPALGNLSMLTYLYLLKNQISGTIPAELGNLKNLVETSLSSNNLSGPIPPALGNLRNLALLLLYSNQISGSIPPQVGNSMNLRILDLSNNLLTGSIPSTLGNLTKLTMFQLVENQISGSIPPELGNLTSLNILGLYQNNLTGPIPPSLGNLTKLTLLYLHANQISGSIPPELGNLMNLNELALYNNNLTGPVPPALGNLSNLANLLLQDNQVSGSIPLEIWKLVNLENLDMSINLLTVGNHFTGEIPRSFRNCTSLTRVRLNANRLAANVLEAFGVYPHLTFMDISDNMLFGEFSPNWGECKNLTMLRFSGNMITSRIPPEIGQLRQLRVLGLSSNQLIGKIPKEFETLTSLFNLTLNDN; encoded by the exons ATGGCCATACAGAAATCTCTCTCCCTTGCATTTCTGCTCTTTTTGCTAGCCTTCCTTTCTTTCCATGCGACATCACCATCACCCCCACTTTCAGAAGCAGAGGCTCTTTTGAAATGGAAAGCCAGCCTCTCGCCAGCACAAGCTCTCCATTCATGGTTGTTTCCTGCTGCTAATGCTAGCACCAACACAATCTCTCCATGCAAATGGACTGGTATCTCATGCAACAGCCTTGCTGGTGTAAGAGAGATAAGCCTACCTAGTGCAGGCTTGCAAGGTAAGCTCGATAACTTGAGCTTCCCATCATTTCCAAATCTCGTTCGTCTCAATCTCAGTGGCAACACTCTCACTGGAACCATCCCAGCTCATATTGGCACTCTTCACAAACTCACGTCCCTCGATCTATCTACAAATAATCTTTCTGGCATTTTACCGATTTCAATGGCTAATCTTAGTCGCATTTCAGAGCTCGACATCTCATCAAATGAAATAAGAGGTGAACTAGCTCCAATTTTCTTCACCAATTGGACCAAACTCATCTCCTTTCAGTTCCAATACAATCAATTCACTGGAAACATTCCATCTGAAATCAGGCTGCttacaaatctccaaatcttgaaCCTCGGGggaaataaaatgaatggatcaaTACCACTGGAAATAGGGAATCTAGTGAATTTGAATGAGCTAGACTTGTCCATTAATCATCTAGATGGTTcaatcccttccactttagggaacttgtCCACGCTCACAAATTTGAATTTACAAGAAAATCAGATTTCAGGCATAATTCCTGCAGAATTAGGGAATCTCAAGAAATTGGTTGGGATGTTGTTGTTCcaaaacaatctgactggtccaatccctcctgctttgggtaatttgagcATGCTCACATATTTGTATTTactgaaaaatcagatttcaggCACAATTCCTGCAGAATTAgggaatctcaagaatttggttgagaCATCTTTGAGCAGTAACAATCTAAGTGGTccaatccctcctgctttaggtaatttgagaaatCTTGCGCTATTGCTCCTctacagcaatcaaatttctggttcaattcctccacAAGTTGGGAATTCAATGAATCTCCGCATTCTTGATCTGTCCAAtaaccttctaacaggttctatcccttccactttagggaacttgacTAAGCTGACCATGTTTCAACTTGTTgagaatcaaatttctggttctattCCTCCAGAACTCGGGAATTTAACGAGTCTCAATATTCTAGGATTGTACcaaaacaatctgactggtccaATCCCTCCTtctttag ggaacttgacaAAGCTGACACTCCTCTACCTCCATGCAAATCAAATTTCAGGTTCTATTCCTCCAGAACTCGGAAATTTAATGAATCTAAATGAGCTAGCATTGTATAATAACAATCTGACTGGTCCAGTCCctcctgctttgggtaatttgagcAACCTTGCAAATTTGTTACTCCAAGACAACCaagtttctggttcaattccactGGAAATATGGAAACTGGTTAATCTAGAAAACCTTGACATGTCCATTAAtcttctaacag TTGGCAACCATTTCACCGGGGAAATCCCGAGAAGCTTCAGAAACTGCACTAGCTTAACAAGAGTGCGACTCAATGCAAACCGACTCGCTGCAAATGTATTAGAAGCCTTTGGTGTATATCCACATCTCACATTCATGGACATCAGCGACAACATGTTGTTTGGTGAATTCTCACCAAACTGGGGGGAATGCAAAAACTTGACAATGCTGCGATTCTCCGGGAACATGATCACCAGTAGAATTCCTCCTGAGATTGGGCAGTTGCGGCAGCTAAGAGTGCTTGGTCTTTCTTCGAACCAACTCATAGGCAAGATTCCGAAGGAATTTGAGACACTGACTTCTTTGTTCAACTTGACTTTAAATGATAACTGA